The following are encoded in a window of Arcobacter arenosus genomic DNA:
- the lpdA gene encoding dihydrolipoyl dehydrogenase — protein MYDVIVIGAGPAGYEVASLLGSGGKSVCVIEKDEKHVGGTCLNWGCIPAKNFLESAIFVKKAKYFESCGVDISINGFDMSKLKANTCRLICDTKTGVFNMLKKGKVEIKYGTASFIDENTIKVSNNKNSEELTATNFVIASGSSHREHPLLKLDGKNIISSKEVFELDSLPESILIVGGGAIGCEFATFFNSLGTKTHIAEFTPKLLPAEDDDLGRTIKREFERDGIKVDVKANITSFEVKENGVEVILDTGKKQEVLTFEKILVSIGRVPNSKALNLEVANIKSDRDFVEVDENLKSISNDKIYAIGDVIKTPALAHVAFHEAKRVAQQILGQEVFTQKAIFPSVTFCSPQVASIGVSEAKLKEEGVPFKAKKVFFKPNAKAKIKGDDSGFIKILYNTENNKILGASIIGNDATELIHEFLVAINSNLTMDDLSKMIFAHPTLSESILEAVTH, from the coding sequence ATGTATGATGTAATAGTTATTGGAGCAGGGCCAGCAGGATATGAAGTAGCTTCTTTATTAGGAAGTGGTGGAAAATCTGTTTGTGTGATAGAAAAAGATGAAAAACATGTTGGAGGTACTTGTTTAAACTGGGGATGTATTCCAGCTAAAAACTTTTTAGAGTCAGCTATTTTTGTAAAAAAAGCAAAGTATTTTGAATCTTGTGGAGTTGATATCTCTATAAATGGTTTTGATATGAGTAAACTAAAAGCAAATACTTGTAGACTAATTTGCGATACAAAAACTGGTGTTTTTAATATGCTAAAAAAAGGTAAAGTTGAAATCAAATATGGAACAGCATCTTTTATAGATGAAAACACGATTAAAGTTTCTAATAATAAAAATTCCGAAGAACTGACAGCCACAAACTTTGTAATAGCATCTGGCTCATCACATAGGGAACATCCACTTTTAAAACTTGATGGTAAAAATATTATCTCAAGTAAAGAAGTTTTTGAACTAGATTCACTTCCAGAGTCTATTTTAATTGTTGGTGGTGGAGCTATTGGGTGTGAATTTGCTACATTTTTTAATTCTCTTGGAACAAAAACTCACATAGCTGAGTTTACACCAAAACTATTACCTGCTGAAGATGATGATTTAGGTAGAACTATTAAAAGAGAGTTTGAAAGAGATGGAATAAAAGTTGATGTTAAGGCAAACATCACTTCATTTGAAGTAAAAGAAAATGGTGTTGAAGTAATACTTGATACAGGAAAAAAACAAGAGGTCTTAACTTTTGAGAAAATCTTAGTATCAATAGGTAGGGTTCCAAATTCTAAAGCTCTAAATCTAGAAGTAGCAAATATAAAAAGTGATAGGGATTTTGTAGAAGTAGATGAAAATTTAAAATCAATTTCAAATGATAAAATCTATGCTATTGGGGATGTGATTAAAACTCCAGCTTTAGCTCATGTTGCTTTTCATGAAGCAAAAAGAGTTGCCCAACAAATTTTAGGACAAGAAGTATTTACGCAAAAAGCTATTTTCCCATCGGTTACATTTTGTTCACCTCAGGTTGCAAGTATTGGAGTTAGTGAAGCTAAATTAAAAGAAGAGGGCGTACCTTTTAAAGCTAAAAAAGTATTTTTCAAACCAAATGCAAAGGCAAAAATAAAAGGTGATGATAGTGGATTTATAAAAATCCTTTATAATACTGAAAATAACAAAATATTAGGAGCAAGTATAATTGGAAATGATGCAACTGAATTAATACATGAGTTTTTAGTAGCTATAAATTCAAATCTTACAATGGATGATTTATCAAAAATGATATTTGCCCATCCAACACTTAGTGAGTCTATTTTAGAGGCAGTAACTCACTAA
- the lipA gene encoding lipoyl synthase, whose translation MTMREHIKNSDNGRKPEWLRKKLNFGAQKEMDQLLNDVGIHTICQEAKCPNISECFSKKNATFLILGRICTRRCSYCNVETGKPGSVNKDEIEQVTTSVKALGLKYVVITSPARDDLKDGGAQQFYEVTQNILKELPDTKVELLIPDFQGDMNSLKIAAQSGAVVLGHNMETVPSLYKIRKAANYKRSLQVLRKLKTLAPKNAKTKSAIMVGLGETEEEVVQVMKDLRDVGCDYLSIGQYLAPSNEFTKVKEYVKPSQFNRYKDIALELGFEYVHSSPYTRSSYLAHEYVGE comes from the coding sequence ATGACGATGAGAGAACACATAAAAAATAGTGACAATGGAAGAAAACCAGAGTGGCTTAGAAAAAAGCTTAATTTTGGAGCACAAAAAGAGATGGACCAACTTCTAAATGATGTTGGTATCCATACTATTTGCCAAGAAGCAAAATGTCCAAATATAAGTGAGTGTTTCTCTAAGAAAAATGCAACCTTTCTAATCCTTGGAAGAATTTGTACTAGAAGGTGCTCTTATTGTAATGTTGAAACTGGAAAACCAGGAAGTGTAAACAAAGATGAAATAGAGCAAGTAACTACTTCTGTTAAAGCTTTGGGATTAAAATATGTGGTTATTACAAGTCCAGCAAGGGATGATTTAAAAGATGGTGGGGCACAGCAGTTTTACGAAGTAACTCAAAATATTTTAAAAGAATTACCAGATACAAAAGTTGAACTTTTAATCCCTGATTTTCAAGGTGATATGAACTCACTTAAAATAGCTGCCCAATCTGGAGCAGTTGTTTTAGGTCATAATATGGAAACAGTACCAAGTTTGTATAAAATCAGAAAAGCAGCAAACTATAAAAGAAGTCTTCAAGTATTAAGAAAATTAAAAACTTTAGCTCCTAAAAATGCCAAAACAAAATCAGCTATTATGGTTGGTCTTGGGGAAACAGAAGAAGAGGTTGTTCAAGTAATGAAAGATTTAAGAGATGTTGGGTGTGATTATCTAAGTATTGGTCAATATTTAGCTCCATCAAATGAGTTTACAAAAGTTAAAGAGTATGTAAAACCATCGCAGTTTAATAGATATAAAGATATTGCTTTAGAGCTTGGTTTTGAATATGTTCATTCAAGTCCTTATACTAGAAGTTCTTATTTAGCACATGAATACGTAGGAGAATAG
- the gcvPA gene encoding aminomethyl-transferring glycine dehydrogenase subunit GcvPA yields MPYTPHTQNEIKQMLDVIGLEEESQLFDQVPSNLRVSTLNIEDGVDEFTAFEKFKELSSKNVTDKVMFLGGGYYDHIVPSAVDALSGRSEFYTAYTPYQAEASQGTLQVLYEYQSLVCKLTGMDVSNASMYDGATALAESALMAVRISKRNKILVDGGVNPTYIKVVQTYLKFREIEVEVIDLNGVESNLESVLEKIDGSIAGYLFQSPNFFGSVSDFASIIEKLHENKALAVMSAYPISLGILKEPGSMGVDIVSADGQCLGNYLAFGGPSFGMIATKDAYIRDLPGRIIGRTLDKDGKEMFVLTMQAREQHIRRHRATSNICSNQNLLALRSTIFMSLVGREGLVELATSNHSKAEYLKEKLSSMEGVEILNESPTFNEFVIKTPGTATDVIEQMSANGFYAGINLGNIYEGLENAILVSVTEKRTKKQMDEFVKVLGEVI; encoded by the coding sequence ATGCCATATACTCCCCATACGCAAAATGAAATTAAGCAGATGCTTGATGTAATTGGTTTAGAAGAAGAATCACAACTTTTTGATCAAGTACCAAGTAACTTAAGAGTCTCAACACTTAATATAGAAGATGGAGTTGATGAGTTTACAGCTTTCGAAAAATTTAAAGAACTATCTTCAAAAAATGTTACAGATAAGGTGATGTTTTTAGGTGGTGGTTACTATGACCATATAGTTCCAAGTGCCGTTGATGCCCTATCAGGAAGGTCAGAGTTTTATACAGCATATACTCCATATCAAGCAGAAGCATCACAAGGAACCTTACAGGTTTTATATGAATACCAAAGTTTAGTATGTAAATTAACAGGTATGGATGTTTCAAATGCCTCTATGTATGATGGTGCAACAGCTTTAGCAGAATCTGCACTTATGGCAGTTAGAATATCAAAAAGAAACAAAATCTTAGTAGATGGTGGAGTAAATCCTACATATATCAAAGTTGTTCAAACATATTTAAAGTTTAGAGAAATTGAAGTTGAAGTTATTGATTTAAATGGTGTTGAGAGTAACCTTGAATCAGTACTTGAAAAGATTGATGGAAGTATAGCTGGTTACCTTTTCCAAAGCCCTAATTTTTTTGGTTCAGTTAGTGATTTTGCTAGCATCATTGAAAAACTTCATGAAAACAAAGCTTTAGCTGTAATGTCTGCTTATCCTATTTCACTTGGAATTTTAAAGGAGCCAGGAAGTATGGGTGTTGATATTGTAAGTGCAGATGGACAATGTTTAGGAAACTATCTAGCATTTGGTGGGCCATCGTTTGGAATGATTGCTACAAAAGATGCATATATTAGAGATTTACCTGGAAGAATTATAGGAAGAACTTTAGATAAAGATGGTAAAGAGATGTTTGTATTAACTATGCAAGCAAGGGAGCAACATATTAGAAGACATAGAGCAACTTCAAATATTTGTTCAAATCAGAATCTACTAGCTTTAAGAAGTACTATTTTTATGTCTTTAGTTGGACGTGAAGGATTAGTTGAACTTGCAACATCAAATCATAGTAAGGCAGAGTACTTAAAAGAAAAACTTTCAAGTATGGAAGGTGTTGAGATTTTAAATGAGTCTCCTACATTTAATGAGTTTGTTATTAAAACTCCCGGTACAGCAACAGATGTAATTGAACAAATGAGTGCAAATGGTTTTTATGCTGGAATAAACCTTGGAAATATATATGAAGGTTTAGAAAATGCTATTTTAGTATCAGTTACAGAAAAAAGAACAAAAAAACAAATGGATGAGTTTGTAAAAGTTTTAGGAGAAGTGATATGA
- a CDS encoding trimeric intracellular cation channel family protein yields the protein MTALEIADIVGIISFAISGFLIAVHMKLDILGIFISAFLTAFGGGMIRDVIANKTPYIFTNNLPILLVLGTLVLAVIFKLHKIPDLEGKTAFVITDTIGLASFAISGALIAMKADFNFIGIVLLSLLTAIGGGTLRDVVINRIPAVLISDFYGAIAIIISFVIIATDYFYEINKVTLLAIFIFGIVLRLVAYYRKWHLPTLS from the coding sequence ATGACTGCACTTGAAATTGCTGATATTGTTGGGATCATATCTTTTGCAATTAGTGGTTTTTTAATTGCTGTACATATGAAACTAGATATTTTAGGTATTTTTATATCTGCTTTTTTAACTGCCTTTGGTGGTGGAATGATTAGGGATGTTATTGCAAATAAAACACCATATATTTTTACAAATAATCTTCCTATTTTATTAGTTCTTGGAACTCTTGTTTTAGCAGTAATATTCAAACTTCATAAAATACCAGATTTAGAGGGAAAAACTGCTTTTGTTATTACAGATACCATTGGATTAGCTTCTTTTGCTATTTCAGGTGCATTAATAGCTATGAAAGCGGATTTTAATTTTATAGGTATTGTTTTACTTTCACTTTTAACAGCAATTGGTGGTGGTACTTTAAGAGATGTGGTTATAAATAGAATTCCTGCAGTTTTAATAAGTGACTTCTATGGTGCAATAGCTATTATCATCTCATTTGTAATAATTGCAACAGATTACTTTTATGAGATAAACAAAGTTACACTTTTAGCAATATTTATTTTTGGTATTGTGTTAAGACTTGTGGCTTATTATAGAAAGTGGCATCTACCTACTTTATCGTAG
- the gcvT gene encoding glycine cleavage system aminomethyltransferase GcvT, whose translation MENLLRTPLYEKQLEIKCKMVPFAGWEMPIQFDGILAEHGYCRNDVALFDTSHMGEFFFKGDIKTSGINEATSINIEALNIGKCKYGFLLNEEGGVIDDLIIYRLSSDELMIVVNASRAALDFKTITSRLKTGILDDRSKETAKLDVQGPNSKQILQKYFDTNLDDLGFFSFVQTTIFGKNCLLSRTGYTGELGFELYIDGETSVQIWNTLINDGVKPAGLGARDALRLEMGYSLYGNDLTEEITPLEANLGMFVNLKRDYAGKAALEKQKEEGLKRLLIPFKTTSRRSARKDFEVYQDDKKIGFVTSAAFSPTLNVGIGLAMIDVDSFDGEKSFELRDARGAIEANKASLPFIKK comes from the coding sequence ATGGAAAACTTACTTCGAACCCCACTTTATGAAAAACAGCTTGAAATAAAGTGTAAAATGGTTCCCTTCGCTGGTTGGGAGATGCCAATACAGTTTGATGGAATCTTAGCTGAACATGGCTACTGTAGAAATGATGTAGCGCTATTTGACACTTCCCATATGGGAGAATTTTTCTTCAAAGGAGATATAAAAACTTCTGGCATAAATGAAGCAACTTCAATCAATATAGAAGCACTTAACATTGGTAAATGTAAATATGGATTTTTACTAAATGAAGAGGGTGGGGTTATTGATGATTTGATTATTTATAGATTATCCTCTGATGAACTTATGATAGTGGTAAATGCTTCAAGGGCTGCACTTGATTTTAAAACTATTACAAGCAGACTTAAAACTGGAATTTTAGATGATAGGTCAAAGGAAACTGCAAAACTAGATGTTCAAGGCCCAAACTCAAAACAAATCTTACAAAAATATTTTGACACAAATTTAGATGACTTAGGATTCTTTTCATTTGTACAAACAACTATCTTTGGAAAAAATTGTCTTTTAAGTAGAACAGGTTATACAGGTGAACTTGGTTTTGAACTTTATATTGATGGTGAAACAAGTGTACAAATTTGGAATACACTTATAAATGATGGAGTTAAACCAGCTGGACTTGGAGCTAGAGATGCCCTTAGACTTGAGATGGGATATAGCTTATATGGAAATGACTTAACTGAAGAGATTACTCCCCTTGAAGCAAATTTAGGGATGTTTGTAAATCTAAAAAGAGATTACGCTGGAAAAGCTGCCTTAGAAAAACAAAAAGAAGAGGGTTTAAAAAGATTATTAATCCCTTTTAAAACTACTTCAAGAAGAAGTGCTAGAAAAGATTTTGAAGTTTACCAAGATGATAAAAAAATCGGTTTTGTAACTTCAGCTGCTTTTTCTCCAACACTAAATGTTGGTATTGGATTAGCAATGATTGATGTTGATAGTTTTGATGGTGAAAAATCATTTGAATTAAGGGATGCAAGAGGTGCTATTGAAGCAAATAAAGCATCTTTACCTTTTATAAAAAAATAA
- a CDS encoding diheme cytochrome c: protein MGDLENHFGDDASLDENDTKVILDFLVKNSAENSTMQGSLNFLKSIEDKDIIAMSQTQFWKKTHRDIPKDLFNHNDIKSKANCKACHTDIEKGLIENENIKDISSFN, encoded by the coding sequence ATGGGTGATTTAGAAAATCACTTTGGAGATGATGCTTCTTTAGATGAAAATGATACAAAAGTTATATTAGATTTTCTTGTAAAAAATAGTGCAGAAAACTCAACTATGCAAGGAAGTTTAAACTTTTTGAAATCAATAGAAGATAAAGATATAATAGCAATGTCACAAACACAATTTTGGAAAAAAACCCATAGAGATATTCCAAAAGATTTGTTTAATCATAATGATATAAAGAGTAAGGCTAATTGTAAGGCTTGTCATACGGATATTGAGAAAGGATTAATAGAAAATGAAAATATTAAAGATATTTCTAGTTTTAATTAG
- the gcvH gene encoding glycine cleavage system protein GcvH, which yields MQKFSEEHEWVMVEGNIGTVGISEYAIEQLGDITFLELPEIDDEFSAGDSAAFVESVKAASDIYTPVSGKIIEVNETLLDTPELLNQDANAAWVFKLEISDESEFEELMDQASYDEYTSSL from the coding sequence ATGCAAAAATTTAGTGAAGAGCATGAGTGGGTAATGGTTGAAGGTAATATTGGAACAGTTGGAATTTCTGAGTATGCAATTGAACAATTAGGTGATATTACATTTTTAGAATTACCAGAAATTGATGATGAGTTTAGCGCAGGGGATAGTGCTGCTTTTGTTGAGTCGGTAAAAGCTGCAAGTGATATTTATACACCAGTTTCAGGGAAAATAATTGAAGTAAACGAAACATTGTTAGATACTCCTGAACTATTAAACCAAGATGCAAATGCTGCCTGGGTTTTTAAATTAGAAATTTCAGATGAATCTGAGTTTGAAGAGTTAATGGATCAAGCTTCATATGATGAATATACAAGCTCACTATAG
- the gcvPB gene encoding aminomethyl-transferring glycine dehydrogenase subunit GcvPB — protein MNPKTIFDKSVEGRKGIALPKLDVPVASLDDKLCREQKAELPELSEFDVVRHFTNLSTKNFAIDKNFYPLGSCTMKYNPKIAERVASLEGFSSIHPHIVTNNMNEDVQGALQVIDELEQKLCAVTGMSAFTTTPQAGAHGEMLGIMMIHKYHESKGNKRKYVIVPDSSHGTNPATAAMVGYEVITIKSDATGAMDFDAFKAKMSDEVAAVMLTVPNTLGIYNKKIKEICDLAHEYDAMMYYDGANMNAIMGVARPGDIGFDVIHINVHKTFATPHGGGGPGSGPVGVNEKLKPFLPDLGIKKKDGVYEFTTGGVDSIGKISPFFGNYGISLRALTYMTVLGGNGMQNASSKAVLNANYIRARLREHFDTPYDTLCMHECVFSAKTLAKEYKVTAMDIAKYLLDFGLHAPTVYFPLIVKEAIMIEPTETENKETLDEFCDKMIDAVKLAKEDASAFKEFPKTLGVCRPDDTRAIKELDVCSSC, from the coding sequence ATGAATCCAAAAACAATATTTGACAAAAGTGTAGAAGGAAGAAAGGGTATTGCTTTACCAAAACTTGATGTTCCAGTTGCATCTCTTGATGATAAATTATGTAGAGAACAAAAAGCAGAACTTCCAGAACTTAGTGAATTTGATGTAGTAAGACACTTTACAAACCTTTCAACAAAAAACTTTGCGATTGATAAGAACTTTTATCCACTTGGTTCTTGTACTATGAAGTATAATCCAAAGATTGCTGAAAGAGTAGCTAGCTTAGAAGGTTTTTCTTCTATTCACCCACATATAGTAACTAATAACATGAATGAAGATGTTCAAGGGGCATTACAAGTTATTGATGAGTTAGAGCAAAAACTATGTGCAGTTACAGGTATGAGTGCATTTACAACTACCCCTCAAGCAGGAGCTCATGGTGAGATGTTAGGAATTATGATGATTCATAAATACCATGAAAGCAAAGGAAATAAAAGAAAATATGTAATTGTCCCAGACTCTTCCCATGGTACAAACCCAGCAACTGCGGCAATGGTTGGATATGAGGTTATTACTATTAAATCAGATGCCACTGGTGCTATGGATTTTGATGCATTTAAAGCAAAGATGTCTGATGAGGTAGCAGCTGTTATGTTAACTGTTCCAAATACACTTGGGATTTATAACAAAAAAATAAAAGAGATTTGTGATTTGGCCCATGAATATGATGCGATGATGTATTATGATGGAGCAAATATGAATGCTATTATGGGTGTTGCAAGACCTGGTGATATTGGATTTGATGTTATTCATATCAATGTTCATAAAACATTTGCAACTCCACATGGTGGTGGGGGACCAGGTTCTGGTCCAGTAGGAGTAAATGAAAAATTAAAACCATTTTTACCTGATTTAGGGATTAAAAAGAAAGATGGTGTTTATGAATTTACTACAGGTGGAGTTGATTCTATTGGCAAAATCTCACCATTTTTTGGAAACTATGGAATTAGTTTAAGAGCATTAACTTATATGACTGTTCTTGGTGGAAATGGGATGCAAAATGCAAGTTCTAAAGCAGTGTTAAATGCAAACTACATAAGAGCAAGACTAAGGGAGCATTTTGATACTCCATATGATACTTTATGTATGCATGAGTGTGTATTCTCAGCTAAAACTCTTGCAAAAGAGTACAAAGTTACAGCTATGGATATTGCAAAATATCTACTTGATTTTGGTTTACATGCACCAACGGTTTATTTCCCATTAATTGTAAAAGAAGCAATTATGATAGAACCAACTGAAACTGAAAATAAAGAGACTTTAGATGAGTTCTGTGACAAGATGATTGATGCAGTGAAGTTGGCAAAAGAGGATGCAAGTGCCTTTAAAGAATTTCCAAAAACATTAGGGGTTTGTAGACCTGATGATACTAGAGCTATCAAAGAACTTGATGTTTGTAGTTCGTGCTAA
- a CDS encoding response regulator transcription factor, giving the protein MTNNILLIEDDTTMNELIVDYLKDFGLNCIAFVNPIDALEELKRNTNYDIVVLDLMLPDLNGFDVFRKIKSIIDIPIIISSARGDIGNKIHGYELGADDFLAKPYEPRELVLRINYILKKSTQETFTIGDFEINTKSREVLVDNYPIDFTKVEFEIFMFLVNNSNRIASREDIIENTSLEPNTKNRTVDMHISNIRYKIGDDSKEPKYIKSVWGVGYKLIS; this is encoded by the coding sequence TTGACTAACAATATATTATTAATTGAAGATGATACAACTATGAATGAACTCATAGTTGATTATCTAAAAGATTTTGGTTTAAATTGTATTGCTTTTGTAAATCCAATTGATGCACTAGAAGAATTAAAAAGAAATACCAATTACGATATTGTAGTATTAGATTTAATGCTCCCTGATTTAAATGGGTTTGATGTATTTAGAAAAATTAAATCTATCATTGATATCCCAATTATAATCTCTTCTGCTAGAGGTGATATTGGTAATAAAATCCATGGCTATGAACTAGGAGCTGATGATTTTTTAGCTAAACCTTATGAGCCAAGGGAGCTTGTTTTAAGAATCAACTATATATTAAAAAAATCAACTCAAGAGACTTTTACAATTGGTGACTTTGAAATAAATACAAAATCAAGGGAAGTTTTAGTGGATAATTATCCAATTGATTTTACTAAAGTTGAGTTTGAAATTTTTATGTTTTTAGTTAATAATTCAAATAGAATAGCTTCAAGGGAAGATATTATAGAAAATACATCTTTAGAACCTAATACAAAAAATCGAACTGTTGATATGCATATTTCAAATATAAGATATAAAATAGGTGATGATTCAAAGGAACCAAAATATATTAAATCAGTTTGGGGTGTTGGGTATAAATTAATCTCTTAG
- a CDS encoding ArsS family sensor histidine kinase has translation MSIFKKILILFSFSFILMSIIGFWMDTINSNRIDSLIKEKYAKISYEILDNFNDINKINELELKYGLKRINNFESLENEVLYEENLTFGFVKIFQKFFQDEFILQIKYLNDEYIFQTKDEGSINDKLILNILIVLDILALIIIFLFILKIFSPLKQISKQITQFANGDFSTRVDIKSNDEIGKLADTFNNMASKLENLINTREELLRDIGHELRTPIARGKFAIEKIDDFSQKELMKKIFSDLEILTNELIELERLNSSKLNFEKFTNKKLIIESLQKIHFDNEEKIKLDIKDDFEIEGDFYYLCIALKNLIDNALKYSIKFPIKISSSKNNIQVISFGEELSRDIEYYLQAFTQELPQRNGFGLGLSIVKKIIDKHGFEISYHHNKENNSNNFILNVNS, from the coding sequence ATGTCTATATTTAAAAAAATTCTAATTTTATTTTCATTTAGTTTTATTCTTATGAGTATTATTGGTTTTTGGATGGACACTATTAACTCAAATAGAATTGATAGTTTAATAAAAGAAAAATATGCAAAAATCTCTTACGAAATTTTGGATAATTTTAATGATATTAACAAAATAAATGAATTAGAATTAAAATATGGTCTAAAAAGAATTAACAATTTTGAAAGTTTAGAAAATGAAGTTTTATATGAAGAAAATTTGACCTTCGGCTTTGTTAAGATTTTCCAAAAGTTTTTTCAAGATGAGTTTATACTTCAGATAAAATATTTAAATGATGAATATATTTTTCAAACTAAAGATGAAGGAAGTATCAACGACAAACTTATATTAAATATCCTCATAGTTCTTGATATTTTAGCCTTAATTATTATCTTTTTATTTATACTTAAGATTTTTTCACCTTTAAAGCAAATCTCTAAACAAATTACTCAATTTGCAAATGGTGATTTTTCCACGAGAGTTGACATAAAATCAAATGATGAGATTGGAAAACTTGCAGATACATTTAACAATATGGCATCTAAATTGGAGAACCTTATAAATACAAGGGAAGAATTATTAAGAGATATTGGACATGAACTAAGAACACCAATAGCAAGAGGAAAATTTGCAATTGAAAAAATTGATGATTTTTCACAAAAAGAATTAATGAAGAAAATATTCAGTGACCTTGAAATATTAACAAATGAATTAATAGAGTTAGAAAGATTAAACTCTTCAAAGCTAAATTTTGAAAAATTTACCAATAAAAAACTTATAATAGAATCCCTACAAAAAATACATTTTGATAATGAAGAAAAAATAAAATTAGATATAAAAGATGATTTTGAAATTGAAGGTGATTTTTACTACTTATGTATTGCTTTAAAGAACTTAATTGATAATGCTTTAAAATATAGTATAAAATTTCCAATAAAAATCTCATCATCAAAAAATAATATTCAAGTTATTAGTTTCGGGGAAGAATTATCCCGTGACATTGAATACTACCTTCAAGCATTTACCCAAGAGCTTCCCCAAAGAAATGGATTTGGACTAGGTCTTAGCATTGTAAAAAAAATCATAGACAAACATGGTTTTGAAATCTCATATCATCATAATAAAGAAAATAATAGTAATAACTTTATTCTAAATGTAAACTCATAG